DNA sequence from the Brachybacterium sp. P6-10-X1 genome:
GGGGTGGTGGAGTCCTCCCACCTGGGCGATGACGTCGGCGCGATCGGGGCGGCCAGCCTCTTCCTCGATCAGGAGCTGGCGCCCGGCACCTCCGGCACGTCCCCGTTCTGAGGTCGCCGGGGCGAGGTCGGCGAACTCCGGGAGCTGCTGCTCGGTGGGGTCACACGCCGAGCACGCCGGAGATCAGGAGCAGGACCAGGACGGTGCCGATGGTGGTGATCAGCACCGTGTCCCGGGCGAGATTCTCGGCGGCGCGGTACCGGGCCGCCGCCACGTAGACGTTCTGGGCGGTGGGCAGTGCCGCCATCACCACCACCTCGTACAGCGAGTGCCCCGAGAGCCCGAACAGCAGGCCCACCCCGAGGGCGATCAGCGGCATCGCCAGCAGCTTCGCGGAGGCGGCGACGGCGATCAGTCCGCGGTAGCCGTCGTCCTTCGCCAAGGGTCTCGAGCCGTACAGGGAGAGCCCGTAGGCCAGCAGCATCGCGGGAATGGCCATATCGGCCAGCGACCGCACGGGTTCGAGCACCACGTCGGGGATCTGCACGTCGACCATCGTGAGGACGAGGCCGACGGCCGCGGCCACGATCACCGGGTTCGCCCCGATGGCGCGGGCCACCCCGCCCAGGCCCATCGACTCCTTCTCGGTGCTCTGGTGCAGCACGAACAGGTACAGCGGGTTGTACAGGGCCATCTGGAACAGGATCACCGGGAGCGCGTGCGAGATGTCCCCGAGCACGTAGGCGGCGATGGGGAAGCCCATGTTCGCGGCATTGACGACGGATCCGCTGATCGCGGCCATCAGCAGCTCGGTGCCGCGGCGCCCGGTGAACACGCGCAGCCCGAGCAGCAGCAGGCCGCCGGTGGCCAGGCCCGAGACGGCAGCCACCGCCATGGGGACAGAGAGCACCTCGCGGACGTCGGACTCCAGCAGCCCGATGAGCACCAGGGCGGGGGAGGCGATGAAGAACGTCGCCCGGTTCAGGACGTACCGGCCCTGCGGTCCGAGGATGCCGGCGCGGCCGGCCACCCAGCCCACGCCTATGAGCGCCCAGACGATGAAGAAGCCGGACAGGACCCCGGTCACGGCAGGCGGCAGGGGCGAGGACGGATCACGGACGCGATCCTAGTCGCCGGCCGGGAAAGGGGCTTCCGGTGTCCATGGGTCGTCGGGTGCGGGCTTCAGCGGATCCCGCCGGAGGTGCGCCCGCAGAACTGATCGGGCATGCCCGGCACCGGTTCGGCGCCGTCTGCTCCGAGCGCCACGATGCGATTGCTCTCGTCCACGTGGACCACGCGGGGGCGATGGGTGGAGATCTCGCTCTCGTCCAACTGCCCGTAGGCCATGATGATCACGAGGTCGCCGGGGGTCACCAGATGCGCCGCGGCGCCGTTGATCCCGATCACGCCGCTTCCGCGCGTCCCCTCGATCACATAGGTGACCAGGCGGTGACCATTGGTGATGTCGACGATCGAGACCTGCTCGTTCTCGACCAGCCCTGCGGCCTCCGTGAGATCGGGGTCGATCGTCACCGAGCCCACGTAGTGCAGGTCCGCCTGCGTCACCGTGGCCCGGTGGATCTTCGAAGTCATGAGAGTGCGCAACATCGTCCTGCCATTCTCCCACGTCCCCCACATGCGCGATGATGGGCGGGTCCGCATCGTCAGGAGGATCACCATGCCCAAGGCCCGCCGTCGCTCCGCCCACAGCTCGGAGCGGTTCGAGGACATGGCGCTGCCCGATGAGCTGCTCGGCGTCCTCGCCGAGCAGGGGCTCACGAGCGCCTTCGAGATCCAGTCCGCGATCCTGCCCGACGCGCTCGCCGGGCGCGATGTGCTGGCCCGCGCCGAGACAGGATCCGGCAAGACCCTCGCCTTCACGCTCGCCATGACCTCCCGTTTCCGAGGGCGCAAGGTGCACCGCAGACGCCCCCTCGGCGTCGTGCTGGTGCCCACGCGCGAGCTCGCCGTCCAGGTCGTCGACACCATCCACCCCTTCGCCCGCGCGGTCGGCATCAGGGCACAGCTGGTCGCCGGCGGCATGAACATCGAGAAGCAGGCCGATGCCGTCGCCCGCGGCGTGGAGATCATCGTCGCCACGCCGGGTCGTCTGATCGACCTGGCCGAGCGCGGCGCCCTGCAGCTGGACCTGGTCGAGACCACCGTCCTCGACGAGGCCGATCACATGGCCGACCTCGGGTTCCTGCCCGATGTGCGGGACATCCTGGCCGCCATCGGGATGGGGACGCAGAAGATGCTCTTCTCGGCCACCCTCGACGGACAGGTCGAGGAGATCGTCGATGCCTTCCTGGTCGACCCCGTCAGCCACGAGACCACTCCGGTCGCCGCCGCGGTGGCCTCGATGGACCATCACGTGCTCACCATCGAGCCCTCCGTGAAGCGCGAGGTCACCGCGCAGCTGGCCGCGCGGCCGGGGCGGACCCTGCTGTTCACCCGGACCCAGCTCGGCGCCGAGCGGGTCGCCCAGGAGCTGGTGGAGGTCGGGGTGCCGGCAGCCGCGCTGCACGGGAACAAGCAGCAGGGGCTGCGCACGAACGTGCTGGCCGGCTTCCGCCAGGGAGCCTTCCCGGTGCTGGTCGCGACCGACGTCGCCGCCCGCGGCCTGCACATCGACGACATCGGCATGGTCGTCCACGTCGACCCCTCGGACGACGTCAAGGAGTACGTCCACCGGTCCGGCCGCACCGCCCGCGCGGGCGCCGCCGGTGTGGTGGTCACCCTCGCCCTGCCGCATCAGGTCTCCCGGACCCGGCGCATCGTCGGCGAGGCCGAGGTCGAGGCCGGATGGGCCGACGTCGCGAGCGCCGAGGAGCCGGCGCTCGACGAGCTCGGCGGTCGCGCTCCGGCGGGGGAACCCGCCGAGGATCCGGCGCTCGTGAAGTACAAGGGCGCCCCGCGCAAGCTCGACCTCTCCCGACGGGGCGGGGCGGATGAGCGCCGCGCCGAGGAGCGCCGTGCCAACGAGGAGCGCAGGGCCTCCTGGGAGGAGGCTCCCGAGCCCGATTCCGGCGCCAGGCGTCCGGGACGGGGCGGGGCGGATTCGCGCCGCGGCGGCGGTCCGGGCGGCGGTGGTTCGCGCAGCGGTGGCAAGACCTCGCGCGGCAAGACCTCGCCCGGCAGGAATCGTGCCGGCAAGAACCCCAGCGGCCAGGGCGGCACAGGAGGCCGGGGATCCGGCGGCGGCCGTGGCGGCGCCGGAGGTCGCGGCGGTGGTTCCTCCCGGCCCGGCCGCGGCCGGCACCGAGGAGGCGCCCGATGAGCATCAGCACCTTCGACATGTTCAAGATCGGGATCGGACCCTCCAGCTCCCACACCGTCGGCCCCATGCGCGCCGCCGCGCAGTTCGCCCGCGAGGTCCTCGAGGACGAGCTGACCGGCCCGCGGGTCGCCGACGTCGCGGTGGACCTGTACGGATCCCTCGCCGCCACCGGTGAGGGGCACGGCACCCTGGACGCCGTGGTGATGGGACTGGAGGGCGCCGATCCCGAGGACGTCGACCCCATCGCCGGGCGCGAACGGGTGGCACGGATCGAGGCCGATGGCGGGCTGCTGCTGAACGGGACGCTCGAGGTGGGACTGCGCCCCTCGCGGATCGCCCTGCACCCGCTGACCTTCCTGCCCCAGCACCCCAACGGCATGACCTTCGTGGCCCTGGACGCCCGGGGCGAGGAGGTGCTGCGCCGGACGATGTTCTCCGTCGGCGGCGGCTTCGTGGTCGACGAGGCAGACATGGACCGGTCCATCGCCGAGGTCACGGCCGAGGGCCAGGGGCGGACCGTCTTCACCACCGGCGACGAGCTGCTGGCCGTGTGCGAGGACCGCGGCATCTCCGTCTCCGAGGCGATGCTGCTGCGCGAGCGCCAGTGGCGCAGCGACGAGGAGATCCGCAGCGCCGCGCTCGCGATCTGGCACACCATGAGCGACTGCATCGAACGCGGCATCCGCACCCCCGGCGTGCTGCCCGGTGGTCTGGAGGTCAACCGCCGGGCGGCCGCCTGGTACGACGCCCTGAGCGCCGAGGACCCCGTCCGCCTGCCGATGAACGCCTTCGAATGGGTCTCTCTGGCGGCGCTCGCCGTCAACGAGGAGAATGCCGCCGGCGGCCGGGTCGTCACCGCCCCCACCAACGGGGCGGCCGGCATCATCCCGGCGGTGCTCCACTTCGCCACCACCTATATCGAGGGGGTCGACCCCGACGAGATCGCGGTGCGGTTCCTGCTGACGGCCGGGGCGATCGGCTCCCTGTACAAGGAGCACGCCTCGATCTCCGGCGCCGAGGTCGGATGCCAGGGCGAGGTCGGCTCGGCCTGCTCGATGGCCGCGGCCGCGCTGTGCGAGGCGATGGGCGGCAAGCCCGCACAGGTGGAGAACGCCGCCGAGATCGCGATGGAGCACAACCTGGGGCTCACCTGCGATCCGGTCGGCGGTCTGGTGCAGGTGCCCTGCATCGAGCGCAATGCCATGGCCGCGGTCAAGGCGATCACCGCGGCGCGCTTCGCGCTGCGCGGCACCGGTGAGCACTTCGTCTCCCTGGACACCGTGATCGAGACCATGCGCCGGACGGGCGCCGACATGAGCGAGCGCTACAAGGAGACCGCGATGGGCGGGCTCGCCGTGACCGCGGTGCCGGTCAGCGTTCCGGACTGCTGAGTCGGACCTCGCTCGGGACCGAGGCCGCGCCGAGCCGGTCGCGCACCAGAGCGCGGAGCTCCTCCGGGCCCGGAGCGAGGCCGACCGGCATCCCGGGCGCGAGGGTCACCTCGGCGATCGCGCAGGAGCCGCTGCGCTCCCCGGGGACCATGCGCAGCTGCACGGCGGCGATGCCGGGCTGGGCGCGCAGCAGACGCGCCACGGCGCCGGGATCCTGGATCATCCCTCCCGCGGGGACCGCGCCGTCCGTCCGGCCCGTCACCAGGACGGTCCCGTCGGGGTCGATCCGGCCCCGATCGGT
Encoded proteins:
- a CDS encoding AEC family transporter, whose translation is MTGVLSGFFIVWALIGVGWVAGRAGILGPQGRYVLNRATFFIASPALVLIGLLESDVREVLSVPMAVAAVSGLATGGLLLLGLRVFTGRRGTELLMAAISGSVVNAANMGFPIAAYVLGDISHALPVILFQMALYNPLYLFVLHQSTEKESMGLGGVARAIGANPVIVAAAVGLVLTMVDVQIPDVVLEPVRSLADMAIPAMLLAYGLSLYGSRPLAKDDGYRGLIAVAASAKLLAMPLIALGVGLLFGLSGHSLYEVVVMAALPTAQNVYVAAARYRAAENLARDTVLITTIGTVLVLLLISGVLGV
- the panD gene encoding aspartate 1-decarboxylase, translated to MLRTLMTSKIHRATVTQADLHYVGSVTIDPDLTEAAGLVENEQVSIVDITNGHRLVTYVIEGTRGSGVIGINGAAAHLVTPGDLVIIMAYGQLDESEISTHRPRVVHVDESNRIVALGADGAEPVPGMPDQFCGRTSGGIR
- a CDS encoding DEAD/DEAH box helicase; the encoded protein is MPKARRRSAHSSERFEDMALPDELLGVLAEQGLTSAFEIQSAILPDALAGRDVLARAETGSGKTLAFTLAMTSRFRGRKVHRRRPLGVVLVPTRELAVQVVDTIHPFARAVGIRAQLVAGGMNIEKQADAVARGVEIIVATPGRLIDLAERGALQLDLVETTVLDEADHMADLGFLPDVRDILAAIGMGTQKMLFSATLDGQVEEIVDAFLVDPVSHETTPVAAAVASMDHHVLTIEPSVKREVTAQLAARPGRTLLFTRTQLGAERVAQELVEVGVPAAALHGNKQQGLRTNVLAGFRQGAFPVLVATDVAARGLHIDDIGMVVHVDPSDDVKEYVHRSGRTARAGAAGVVVTLALPHQVSRTRRIVGEAEVEAGWADVASAEEPALDELGGRAPAGEPAEDPALVKYKGAPRKLDLSRRGGADERRAEERRANEERRASWEEAPEPDSGARRPGRGGADSRRGGGPGGGGSRSGGKTSRGKTSPGRNRAGKNPSGQGGTGGRGSGGGRGGAGGRGGGSSRPGRGRHRGGAR
- a CDS encoding L-serine ammonia-lyase, with protein sequence MSISTFDMFKIGIGPSSSHTVGPMRAAAQFAREVLEDELTGPRVADVAVDLYGSLAATGEGHGTLDAVVMGLEGADPEDVDPIAGRERVARIEADGGLLLNGTLEVGLRPSRIALHPLTFLPQHPNGMTFVALDARGEEVLRRTMFSVGGGFVVDEADMDRSIAEVTAEGQGRTVFTTGDELLAVCEDRGISVSEAMLLRERQWRSDEEIRSAALAIWHTMSDCIERGIRTPGVLPGGLEVNRRAAAWYDALSAEDPVRLPMNAFEWVSLAALAVNEENAAGGRVVTAPTNGAAGIIPAVLHFATTYIEGVDPDEIAVRFLLTAGAIGSLYKEHASISGAEVGCQGEVGSACSMAAAALCEAMGGKPAQVENAAEIAMEHNLGLTCDPVGGLVQVPCIERNAMAAVKAITAARFALRGTGEHFVSLDTVIETMRRTGADMSERYKETAMGGLAVTAVPVSVPDC